Proteins from a single region of Nomascus leucogenys isolate Asia chromosome 21, Asia_NLE_v1, whole genome shotgun sequence:
- the DRD4 gene encoding D(4) dopamine receptor, producing MGNRTTADADGLLAGRGPDAGTAAGASAGLAGPGAVALVGGVLLIGAVLAGNSLVCLSVATERALQTPTNSFIVSLAAADLLLALLVLPLFVYSEVQGGAWLLSPRLCDALMAMDVMLCTASIFNLCAISVDRFVAVAVPLRYNRQGGSRRQLLLIGATWLLSAAVAAPVLCGLNDVRGRDPAVCRLEDRDYVVYSSVCSFFLPCPLMLLLYWATFRGLQRWEVARRAKLHGRAPRRPSGPGPPSPTPPAPRLPQDPCGPDCAPPAPGLPQGPCSPDCASPAPALPQGPYGPDCAPPAPGLPQGPYGPDCASPAPGLPRGPCGPDCAHSAPGLPRGPCGPDCAPAVPGLPWGPCGPDCAAPAPGLPPDPCGSNCAPPDAVRAAALPPQTPPQTRRRRRAKITGRERKAMRVLPVVVGGFLSWGKGGRGVRGTDGRGALTRLSAPPGAFLLCWTPFFVVHITQALCPACSVPPRLVSAVTWLGYVNSALNPVIYTVFNAEFRNVFRKALRACC from the exons ATGGGGAACCGCACCACCGCGGACGCGGACGGGCTGCTGGCTGGGCGCGGGCCGGACGCGGGGACTGCTGCGGGGGCATCTGCCGGGctggctgggccgggcgcggtggcgctgGTGGGGGGCGTGCTGCTCATCGGCGCGGTGCTCGCGGGGAATTCGCTCGTGTGCTTGAGCGTGGCCACCGAGCGCGCCCTGCAGACGCCCACCAACTCTTTCATCGTGAGCCTGGCGGCCGCCGACCTCCTCCTCGCTCTCCTGGTGCTGCCGCTCTTCGTCTACTCCGAG GTCCAGGGTGGCGCGTGGCTGCTGAGCCCCCGCCTGTGCGACGCCCTCATGGCCATGGACGTCATGCTGTGCACCGCCTCCATCTTCAACCTGTGCGCCATCAGCGTGGACAG GTTCGTGGCCGTGGCCGTGCCGCTGCGCTACAACCGCCAGGGTGGGAGCCGCCGGCAGCTACTGCTCATCGGCGCCACGTGGCTGCTGTCCGCGGCGGTGGCGGCGCCTGTACTGTGCGGCCTCAACGACGTGCGCGGCCGCGACCCCGCCGTGTGCCGCCTGGAGGACCGCGACTACGTGGTCTACTCATCCGTGTGCTCCTTCTTCCTACCCTGCCCGCTCATGCTGCTGCTCTACTGGGCCACGTTCCGCGGCCTGCAGCGCTGGGAGGTGGCACGTCGCGCCAAGCTGCACGGCCGCGCGCCCCGCCGACCCAGCGGCCCCGGCCCGCCTTCCCCCACGCCCCCCGCGCCCCGCCTCCCACAGGACCCTTGCGGCCCTGACTGTGCGCcccccgcgcccggccttcccCAGGGTCCCTGTAGCCCCGACTGCGCGTCCCCGGCGCCCGCCCTTCCCCAGGGTCCCTACGGCCCCGACTGTGCGCcccccgcgcccggccttcccCAGGGTCCCTACGGCCCCGACTGTGCGTcccccgcgcccggccttcccCGGGGTCCCTGCGGCCCCGACTGTGCGCActccgcgcccggccttcctcgGGGTCCCTGCGGCCCCGACTGTGCGCccgctgtgcccggccttccCTGGGGTCCCTGCGGCCCCGACTGTGCGgcccccgcgcccggcctcccccCGGACCCCTGCGGCTCCAACTGTGCGCCCCCCGACGCCGTCAGAGCCGCCGCGCTCCCACCCCAGACTCCACCGCAGACCCGCAGGAGGCGGCGTGCCAAGATCACCGGCCGGGAGCGCAAGGCCATGAGGGTCCTGCCGGTGGTGGTCGGTGGGTTCCTGTCCTGGGGGAAGGGGGGGAGGGGAGTACGAGGCACGGATGGGCGGGGGGCGCTAACGCGGCTCTCGGCGCCCCCAGGGGCCTTCCTGCTGTGCTGGACGCCCTTCTTCGTGGTGCACATCACGCAGGCGCTGTGTCCTGCCTGCTCCGTGCCCCCGCGGCTGGTCAGCGCCGTCACCTGGCTGGGCTACGTTAACAGCGCCCTCAACCCCGTCATCTACACTGTCTTCAACGCCGAGTTCCGCAACGTCTTCCGCAAGGCCCTGCGTGCCTGCTGCTGA
- the SCT gene encoding secretin, producing the protein MAPRPVLLLLLLLLGGSAARPAPPRARRHSDGTFTSELSRLREGARLQRLLQGLVGKRSEQDAENSTAWSRLGAGLLCPSGSNMPTLQAWMPLDRAWSPWLPPGPRPGVMVSEPAGTAAEGTLRPR; encoded by the exons ATGGCCCCCCGGCCCGtcctgctgttgctgctgctgctcctcggGGGCTCCGCCGCGCGCCCCGCGCCCCCCAG GGCCCGGCGACACTCGGACGGGACGTTCACCAGCGAGCTCAGCCGCCTGCGGGAGGGCGCGCGGCTCCAGCGGCTGCTGCAGGGCCTGGTGGGGAAGCGCAG CGAGCAGGACGCAGAGAACAGCACGGCCTGGTCCAGGCTCGGCGCGGGTCTGCTCTGCCCGTCAGGGTCCAACATGCCCACCCTGCAGGCCTG GATGCCCCTGGACCGGGCCTGGTCTCCCTGGCTGCCCCCTGGGCCCAGGCCTGGGGTTATGGTTTCAGAACCAGCCGGCACTGCTGCAGAAGGAACCTTGCGGCCCAGATGA
- the CDHR5 gene encoding cadherin-related family member 5: MGSWALLWPPLLLTGLLGRPPGTMAQAQYCSVSKTIFEVEENTNVTKPLVDIHVPEGQEVTLGPLSTPFAFRIQGHQLFLNVTPDYEENSLLEAQLLCQSGGTLVTQLRVFVSVLDVNDNAPIFPFTTKEIRVEEDTKVNSTVIPETQLQAEDLDKGDTLFYTLQEVTAGASDYFSLVSVNRPALRLDQCLDFYERPNMAFRLLARDTLEENVEPSHTATATLVLSVVPADLRPPWFLPCAFSDGYVCIQAQYHGAVPTGHTLPSPLVLRPGPIYAEDGDRGINQPIIYSIFSGNVNGTFVIHPNLGNLTMARSVPSPMTLRLLVKGQQADLARYSVTQVTVEAVAAAGSPPRFPQSLYRGTVVLGAGAGVVVKDAAAPSQPLRIQAQDLEFSDLNSAITYRITNHSHFRMEGEVVLTTTTLAQAGAFYAEVEANNTVTSGTATTVIEIQVSEQEPPSTGGGPLEDRRFSVVDMAALGGVLGALLLLALLGLAVLVHKHYGPRLKCCSGKAPEPEPEGFDNQTFLPDHKDNWAPIPSPMHDPKPAEAPMPAEPAPPGPASPGGAPESPAAARASGSPTAVRSILTKERRPEGGYKAVWFGEDIGAEADVVVLNAPTLDVDGASDSGSGDEGEGAGRGGGPHDAPGGDDSYI, encoded by the exons ATGGGGTCTTGggccctgctgtggcctcccCTGCTGCTCACCGGGCTGCTCGGCCGACCCCCGGGGACCATGGCCCAGGCCCAGT ACTGCTCTGTGAGCAAGACCATCTTTGAAGTAGAGGAGAACACGAATGTCACCAAGCCACTGGTGGACATCCACGTCCCGGAGGGCCAGGAGGTGACCCTCGGACCCTTGTCCACCCCCTTCGCATTTCGGATCCAGGGACACCAGCTGTTTCTCAACGTGACTCCTGATTACGAG GAGAACTCACTGCTTGAGGCTCAGCTGCTGTGTCAGAGCGGAGGCACACTG GTGACCCAGCTGAGAGTGTTCGTGTCAGTGCTGGACGTCAATGACAACGCCCCCATATTCCCCTTTACGACCAAGGAGATAAGGGTGGAGGAG gacACTAAAGTGAACTCCACCGTCATCCCTGAGACGCAGCTGCAGGCCGAGGACCTAGACAAGGGCGACACTCTGTTCTACACCCTCCAGGAAGTGACAGCG GGTGCCAGTGACTACTTCTCCCTGGTGAGTGTAAACCGTCCCGCCCTGAGGCTGGACCAGTGCCTGGACTTCTACGAGCGGCCGAACATGGCCTTCCGGCTGCTGGCGAGG GACACTCTGGAGGAGAATGTGGAGCCCAGCCACACTGCCACCGCCACGCTGGTGCTGAGCGTGGTGCCTGCCGACCTGCGGCCCCCCTGGTTCCTGCCCTGCGCCTTCTCCGACGGCTACGTCTGCATCCAAGCTCAGTACCACGGGGCTGTCCCCACGGGGCACACACTG CCATCCCCCCTCGTCCTGCGTCCCGGACCCATCTACGCTGAGGACGGAGACCGCGGCATCAACCAGCCCATCATCTACAGCATCTTTAGTG GAAACGTGAATGGTACCTTCGTCATCCACCCAAACTTGGGCAACCTCACCATGGCCAGGAGTGTCCCCAGCCCCATGACCTTACGTCTGCTGGTGAAG GGCCAACAGGCTGACCTTGCCCGCTACTCAGTGACCCAGGTCACCGTGGAGGCTGTGGCTGCAGCCGGGAGCCCGCCCCGCTTCCCCCAGAGCCTGTACCGTGGCACCGTGGTGCTTGGCGCTGGAGCGGGCGTTGTGGTCAAGGATGCAGCTGCCCCCTCTCAGCCTCTGAGGATCCAGGCTCAGGACCTGGAGTTCTCG GACCTCAACTCGGCCATCACGTATCGAATTACCAACCACTCACACTTCCGGATGGAGGGAGAGGTTGTGCTGACCACCACCACACTGGCACAGGCGGGAGCCTTCTACGCAGAG GTTGAGGCCAACAACACGGTGACCTCTGGCACCGCAACCACAGTCATTGAGATACAAGTTTCCGAACAGGAGCCCCCCTCCACAG GTGGCGGCCCCTTGGAGGACAGGCGCTTCTCGGTGGTGGACATGGCGGCCCTGGGCGGGGTGCTGGGTgcactgctgctgctggctctcCTTGGCCTTGCCGTCCTTGTCCACAAGCACTATGGTCCCCGGCTCAAGTGCTGCTCTGGCAAAGCTCCG GAGCCCGAGCCCGAAGGCTTTGACAACCAGACGTTCCTCCCTGACCACAAGGACAACTGGGCGCCCATTCCCAGCCCCATGCACGACCCCAAGCCCGCGGAGGCACCGATGCCCGCAGAGCCTGCGCCCCCCGGCCCTGCCTCCCCAGGCGGTGCCCCTGAGTCCCCCGCAGCGGCCCGAGCCAGCGGAAGCCCCACGGCGGTGAGATCCATCCTGACCAAGGAGCGGCGGCCGGAGGGCGGGTACAAGGCCGTCTGGTTTGGCGAGGACATCGGGGCGGAGGCAGACGTGGTCGTTCTCAACGCACCCACCCTGGACGTGGATGGCGCCAGTGACTCCGGCAGCGGCGACGAGGGCGAGGGCgcggggaggggtgggggtcCCCACGATGCGCCCGGTGGCGATGACTCCTACATCTAA